In Streptomyces dangxiongensis, one DNA window encodes the following:
- the argB gene encoding acetylglutamate kinase, translating to MSTRKHTALPKAQILIEALPWLTRHHGKTVVIKFGGNAMVNEELKAAFAQDVVFLRHAGLKPVVVHGGGPQISAALDRHGIVSEFKAGLRVTTDDAMDVVRMVLAGQVQRELVGLLNRHGPLAVGITGEDAHTITATRHTPEIDGEPVDIGRVGEITAIDTGAIEALLADGRVPVVSSIARSQDDGHVYNVNADTAAAALAAALGAETLMVLTDVEGLYEDWPRSDEVISRLTASELEKLLPDLSAGMVPKMEGCLHAVRNGVTTARVIDGRVQHSILLEIFTDEGIGTMVVPDEQGES from the coding sequence ATGAGCACTCGCAAGCACACGGCCCTGCCGAAAGCCCAGATCCTCATCGAGGCACTGCCCTGGCTGACCCGGCACCACGGCAAGACCGTCGTCATCAAGTTCGGCGGCAACGCCATGGTGAACGAGGAGCTGAAGGCCGCCTTCGCCCAGGACGTCGTCTTCCTGCGGCACGCCGGCCTCAAGCCGGTCGTCGTGCACGGCGGCGGCCCGCAGATCAGCGCCGCCCTCGACCGGCACGGCATCGTCAGCGAGTTCAAGGCGGGCCTGCGCGTCACCACCGACGACGCCATGGACGTCGTACGGATGGTCCTCGCCGGGCAGGTGCAGCGCGAACTGGTCGGCCTGCTCAACCGGCACGGCCCGCTCGCCGTCGGCATCACCGGCGAGGACGCGCACACCATCACCGCCACCCGGCACACCCCCGAGATCGACGGCGAACCGGTCGACATCGGACGGGTCGGCGAGATCACCGCGATCGACACCGGCGCGATCGAGGCCCTGCTGGCCGACGGCCGCGTCCCGGTCGTGTCCTCCATCGCCCGCTCCCAGGACGACGGGCACGTCTACAACGTCAACGCCGACACGGCGGCCGCGGCACTCGCCGCGGCACTGGGCGCCGAGACCCTCATGGTCCTCACCGACGTCGAGGGCCTCTACGAGGACTGGCCGCGCTCCGACGAGGTGATCAGCCGCCTCACCGCTTCCGAGCTGGAGAAACTGCTGCCGGACCTGAGCGCCGGCATGGTGCCGAAGATGGAGGGCTGCCTGCACGCCGTGCGCAACGGCGTGACCACCGCCCGCGTCATCGACGGCCGGGTCCAGCACTCGATCCTGCTGGAGATCTTCACCGACGAGGGCATCGGCACCATGGTCGTGCCGGACGAACAGGGGGAGTCATGA
- a CDS encoding acetylornithine transaminase, which produces MTDQGLTARWQGALMNNYGTPRLPLVRGAGLKVWDTDGREYLDFVGGIATNALGHAHPAIVEAVSGQIASLGHISNFFMAEPTVTLAERLLQLFGREGRVFFCNSGAEANEAAFKIGRLTGRTHMVATGGGFHGRTMGALALTGQPAKQDPFLPLPGDVTHVPYGDAQALAAAVTEDTALVILEPVQGENGVVVPPAGYLKAARAITAATGALLVLDEVQTGVGRSGNWFAYQAHEGVLPDVVTLAKQLGGGLPLGATVAFGRAAELLRPGQHGTTFGGNPVACAAGLAVLDTIADEGLLDNVKQQSERLRDGIESLDHPLIDHVRGVGLLLGIVLTGPRAPQVQQAAQEAGFLVNAPVPDVVRLMPPLNLRDDEAGALLQALPGILEQADGDGRSGE; this is translated from the coding sequence ATGACCGACCAGGGGCTGACCGCGCGCTGGCAGGGCGCGCTCATGAACAACTACGGCACCCCGCGCCTGCCCCTCGTTCGCGGCGCGGGCCTGAAGGTGTGGGACACCGACGGCCGGGAGTACCTCGACTTCGTCGGCGGCATCGCCACCAACGCCCTCGGCCACGCCCACCCCGCGATCGTCGAGGCCGTCAGCGGCCAGATCGCCTCCCTCGGCCACATCTCCAACTTCTTCATGGCCGAGCCCACCGTCACCCTGGCCGAACGGCTCCTCCAGCTCTTCGGCCGGGAGGGCCGCGTCTTCTTCTGCAACTCGGGCGCCGAGGCCAACGAGGCCGCCTTCAAGATCGGCCGGCTCACGGGGCGCACCCACATGGTCGCCACCGGCGGCGGCTTCCACGGCCGTACGATGGGCGCCCTCGCGCTCACCGGCCAGCCCGCCAAGCAGGACCCGTTCCTGCCCCTGCCCGGCGACGTCACCCACGTACCCTACGGCGACGCCCAGGCGCTCGCCGCCGCGGTCACCGAGGACACCGCCCTGGTGATCCTCGAACCGGTCCAGGGCGAGAACGGCGTGGTCGTGCCCCCGGCCGGCTACCTCAAGGCGGCCCGCGCGATCACCGCCGCCACCGGTGCCCTGCTCGTCCTGGACGAGGTGCAGACCGGCGTCGGCCGCTCCGGGAACTGGTTCGCCTACCAGGCCCACGAGGGCGTCCTCCCCGACGTCGTCACCCTCGCCAAGCAACTCGGCGGCGGACTGCCGCTCGGCGCCACCGTGGCCTTCGGCCGGGCCGCCGAACTGCTCCGGCCCGGCCAGCACGGCACCACCTTCGGCGGCAACCCCGTCGCCTGCGCCGCCGGGCTCGCCGTCCTCGACACCATCGCCGACGAGGGCCTGCTGGACAACGTCAAGCAGCAGAGCGAGAGGTTGCGGGACGGCATCGAGTCCCTGGACCACCCGTTGATCGACCATGTCCGGGGCGTGGGCCTGCTCCTGGGTATCGTGCTCACCGGGCCGCGCGCACCACAGGTGCAGCAGGCGGCCCAGGAGGCCGGGTTCCTGGTGAACGCGCCCGTCCCCGACGTCGTACGGCTCATGCCGCCGCTGAACCTCCGCGACGACGAGGCGGGTGCCCTGCTCCAGGCACTGCCCGGCATCCTCGAGCAGGCCGACGGGGACGGACGATCCGGGGAATGA
- a CDS encoding arginine repressor → MSHAQDHEQAAGAGPGVPQTRTARHGRIVDILNRQPVRSQSQLAKLLADDGLSVTQATLSRDLDELNAVKIRNADGDLIYAVPSEGGFRTPRAPLGGSAKEERMRRLSQELLISAEASANLVVLRTPPGAAQFLASAIDQAELHDILGTIAGDDTLLLISREPSGGQALADHLLRLAQNSH, encoded by the coding sequence ATGAGCCACGCGCAGGACCACGAGCAGGCGGCGGGAGCCGGACCCGGCGTACCGCAGACCCGCACCGCACGGCACGGCCGGATCGTGGACATCCTCAACCGGCAGCCCGTGCGGTCGCAGAGCCAGCTGGCGAAGCTGCTCGCCGACGACGGGCTGAGCGTCACGCAGGCGACGCTGTCGCGGGACCTCGACGAACTGAACGCGGTCAAGATCCGCAACGCCGACGGTGACCTGATCTACGCGGTGCCGAGCGAGGGCGGCTTCCGTACGCCGCGGGCTCCGCTGGGCGGGTCGGCGAAGGAGGAGCGGATGCGGCGCCTGTCGCAGGAGCTGCTGATCTCCGCGGAGGCCTCGGCGAACCTGGTGGTCCTGCGTACGCCGCCCGGCGCGGCCCAGTTCCTCGCCTCGGCGATCGACCAGGCGGAGCTGCACGACATCCTCGGCACGATCGCCGGCGACGACACGTTGCTGTTGATCAGCCGGGAGCCGAGTGGGGGGCAGGCGTTGGCGGATCACCTGCTGCGGTTGGCGCAGAACAGCCACTGA
- a CDS encoding FAD:protein FMN transferase translates to MADTVTGPAQTPAAVRHAEEVMGTVFSFDVRGGEPSAVRAALAEAVAGLHRADTLFSTYREDSEVSRLARGELDVARCTPEVAEVLELAAEAERVSEGWFSTLYQGSLDPTGIVKGWAAERAARLIGAVEGVCGVSVNGGGDVQMLGAPEPRRPWRVGVADPLRPGGLAAVISAAGAEELSVATSGTAERGTHIIDPRTGRPAVTDLVAVTVVAPRLTWADCWATAAFAMGSRTALTWLEYLPDTEALLITAGDEVRCTAGLPTKLG, encoded by the coding sequence GTGGCTGACACGGTGACCGGGCCGGCGCAGACCCCCGCCGCGGTGCGTCACGCGGAGGAGGTCATGGGGACCGTCTTCTCCTTCGACGTCCGCGGCGGGGAACCGTCCGCCGTCCGGGCGGCGCTCGCCGAGGCCGTCGCCGGGCTGCACCGGGCGGACACGCTCTTCAGTACGTACCGGGAGGACAGCGAGGTGTCCCGGCTGGCCCGCGGCGAACTGGACGTCGCCCGGTGTACGCCCGAGGTGGCCGAGGTGCTGGAGCTGGCGGCCGAGGCGGAACGGGTGAGCGAGGGATGGTTCAGCACGCTGTACCAGGGCTCCCTGGACCCCACCGGGATCGTCAAGGGCTGGGCCGCCGAGCGGGCGGCGCGGCTGATCGGCGCGGTGGAGGGGGTGTGCGGGGTCAGCGTCAACGGGGGCGGCGACGTGCAGATGCTGGGCGCGCCGGAACCACGGCGGCCCTGGCGGGTGGGGGTGGCCGATCCGCTGCGTCCCGGCGGGCTGGCGGCGGTGATCTCGGCGGCCGGGGCGGAGGAGCTGTCGGTGGCGACATCCGGTACGGCGGAACGGGGCACGCACATCATCGACCCGCGGACGGGCCGGCCGGCGGTGACGGACCTGGTCGCCGTGACCGTGGTCGCACCACGTCTGACCTGGGCCGACTGCTGGGCCACAGCAGCCTTCGCCATGGGCTCACGGACGGCCCTCACCTGGCTGGAGTACCTGCCGGACACGGAAGCCCTCCTGATCACGGCAGGCGACGAGGTCCGCTGCACAGCAGGCCTCCCCACAAAACTGGGCTGA